In the genome of Crassaminicella thermophila, the window CACCATCTCCGTTAACATCCCCTTTTTTAAAATCTAATATATAACAGTTCTTATTACTTGAATCCATATACCTTGGAAAATACATTGGATAATAAAACATATTATATCTCCTCTCAGTCATTAAACTTACTGATATAATATGCAATATCTATGAATTTGCTTACTTATTTTACAATATTTAACATCATACCTGTAAGATACGGAATTAACCAAATAAACCAAACAAATAGACTAAATTTATGAAAATTCATTATAGATTCTTTATTTTTTCTTAATAAAACTATAGTAGCCCAAACTGCATGAAAAAGCATAAGTAAGATAGCAAGTGCACCAGTAATGCCATGTAAATTAAGTTTTATTCCTTTACTCATCTTTTCCATCATTATAGTACCT includes:
- a CDS encoding HsmA family protein, with translation MLIFSIVSITLALLFYTVAVWSEKFAGELKKWHLGLFWIGLCFDTLGTIMMEKMSKGIKLNLHGITGALAILLMLFHAVWATIVLLRKNKESIMNFHKFSLFVWFIWLIPYLTGMMLNIVK